The following are encoded together in the Triticum dicoccoides isolate Atlit2015 ecotype Zavitan chromosome 6B, WEW_v2.0, whole genome shotgun sequence genome:
- the LOC119320210 gene encoding cytochrome P450 72A15-like, which produces MAFDLAAAAAAVPWSYLLYGLTGSALLWQARLLLDRLWWRPRRLERTLRAQGVGGTPYRFLMGDLKDFGRLNDEAWAKPLPLRCHDIVPRVIPFLHNNVRDNGKPCFSWFGPVANVAITDPELIKDVLSNKFGHFQKPQFPALTKLLANGLTTHEGEKWVKHRRILNPAFHLEKLKLMLPAFSASCEELVTRWKELHCSGGSCEVDVWPELQNLTGDVISRTAFGSSYLEGRRIFQLQSEQAKLFVGAVQRIIIPGYLFLPTKNNLKMRKNNKEVESVLQGLINKRMRAMEEGEKSENDLLGLLLESNMKDMDENGQPSQGMAMEDVIEECKLFYLAGMETTSVLLTWTMIVLSMHPEWQDLAREEVLGLFRKNKPEYEGLSRLKMVTMILHEVLRLYPSATVFSRKTYKDMDIGGVRYPSGVFIEVPVLFINHDPDIWGSDVNEFKPDRFAQGISKASKHPGAFLSFGWGPRVCIGQNFAMLEAKMALSMILQHFEFELAPSYTHAPHTVMTLQPMHGAQIKLRAI; this is translated from the exons ATGGCTTTTGACCttgcagcggcggcagcggcagtgCCATGGAGCTACCTCCTGTACGGGCTCACGGGCTCTGCGCTCCTGTGGCAGGCCCGCCTGCTGCTGGACCGGCTGTGGTGGCGCCCGCGGCGGCTTGAGCGGACGCTGCGCGCGCAGGGCGTCGGCGGCACGCCGTACCGCTTCCTCATGGGCGACCTCAAGGACTTCGGCCGGCTCAACGACGAGGCCTGGGCCAAGCCATTGCCGCTGCGCTGCCACGACATCGTCCCCCGCGTCATCCCGTTCCTCCACAACAACGTCCGGGACAACGGCAAGCCGTGCTTCTCTTGGTTCGGACCGGTGGCCAACGTGGCCATCActgaccctgagcttatcaaggACGTGCTGTCCAACAAGTTTGGCCACTTCCAGAAGCCCCAGTTCCCGGCTCTCACCAAGCTGCTCGCCAACGGCCTCACGACCCATGAGGGGGAGAAATGGGTCAAGCACAGGAGGATCCTCAATCCCGCTTTCCATCTTGAGAAGCTCAAG CTCATGCTACCGGCTTTTTCTGCAAGCTGTGAAGAGCTTGTCACCAGATGGAAGGAGTTGCATTGTTCTGGCGGATCGTGCGAGGTGGATGTGTGGCCGGAGCTCCAGAACCTCACCGGGGATGTCATTTCTCGCACAGCTTTCGGCAGCAGTTATCTCGAAGGAAGGCGGATATTCCAACTGCAGTCCGAGCAAGCTAAGCTCTTTGTTGGTGCGGTCCAGAGGATTATTATTCCGGGTTACCT ATTCTTGCCCACCAAGAACAATTTGAAAATGCGCAAAAACAATAAGGAGGTTGAATCAGTTTTACAAGGTCTAATCAATAAAAGAATGCGAGCTATGGAAGAAGGTGAAAAATCGGAAAATGATCTGCTAGGCCTGTTGCTAGAGTCAAATATGAAGGACATGGACGAGAATGGCCAACCTAGCCAAGGAATGGCAATGGAAGATGTCATCGAGGAGTGCAAACTATTCTACTTGGCAGGAATGGAGACAACGTCGGTGCTGCTCACGTGGACAATGATTGTACTAAGCATGCATCCGGAGTGGCAAGACCTTGCGAGGGAGGAGGTCCTAGGTTTATTTAGGAAGAACAAACCCGAGTACGAGGGCCTTAGCCGACTAAAAATG GTGACCATGATCCTTCACGAGGTTCTTCGGTTGTATCCATCGGCTACAGTTTTTAGCCGAAAAACATACAAGGATATGGATATCGGAGGGGTCAGATACCCCTCGGGTGTGTTCATCGAGGTGCCAGTTCTATTTATCAATCATGATCCAGACATATGGGGAAGTGATGTCAATGAGTTCAAACCAGACCGATTTGCCCAGGGGATTTCCAAGGCATCTAAGCATCCGGGCGCCTTCTTGTCATTTGGTTGGGGGCCACGGGTGTGCATCGGCCAGAACTTTGCAATGCTCGAAGCCAAGATGGCACTAAGCATGATCCTTCAGCATTTCGAGTTTGAGCTCGCGCCATCATATACGCATGCACCGCACACCGTGATGACATTGCAACCAATGCATGGTGCGCAAATTAAGCTCAGAGCTATCTGA